The nucleotide sequence ggaactttccctctttctttctctcagagGTCCTGAGACAAGGGGTGTTCCTGCCCCACATCGCAAGTTTCACTTACACCAATGTCAACATCACCATTCACAAGGTAAGAAATAAGACATTTAaactgctccctgctgtgcttgATTTAAAGGAAGCCTGGGAGCAATGCTAACCTCCCAGCTCCAGAATAAATCACAGCCTGATTGTCCAGCCCTGGTAGCTTGCAGGACCAAGTTCCACTGCCTTAAATAGGCCCAGCCCCTCTTTATCCCCATGGACACAGGCAGTGTCTGGGGCCATAGGGGTGATGGGGAAGCCCTGTGTGGGCTGATGGAGCCACACAGGCACCATGCTCagtcctccttccttccttccttccttccttgctcaGGATTATGTCTTGATCCCCTGCAACCTCCAGCTGGAGGCAAGGACTGGAGAGGCAAGAACCTGGGAGTGAAGTCTGGTGTCTGGAGTAGAACAGTGGCAGAATCATTCAGTTGACTCTCACATCGTGCTCCGTGGTTTGCCACTGCTTGAAATGTTGAAAATCTTCTTTCTTGACTTACTAAAACATCATGGTTTTATATTCTGGATAATAATGGTGTTGCACCTGCACCTctctcttccagccctgctcctggtaGTTTTGTTGCACAGAGAATGGATTGTAACAACATTCCATGctttaattaaacatttctcTTTAATTCTGCATTTGCTGGTGTGACTATTGACATTTTCCCCCCCCTCAACAATTTGTACCTATAAACAGATAAATTTTGCCCATCGTGTCCAGGCCCTACATTTAATTAATCCCACTCATTTACAAGGATGCAAAACAGACTCGTGCCTCTCAGCTGCAGAACAACATGGTCCCTACAAGGAGAGATctttcatctgcttttcctCCATGTCTCATGTTACTATGGGAACATTACAGCTGGTGAGTTTCCTGGGTCAGAAagaagaggagggggaggaaatcAGTCTGCAGAATGGTTTCTAATTTTAGACCTGAAGGCGGTTATATTTTCAACACTTTGCTTCTGAGAAAGCTCATCACAGAGAGGATGCTGAATGAGAGGTGACTGCAGGTGTCGGACTGCACCGGCGCCGTGCTTGCTGGCATTGGGCTGCTCTTTCCTACTCACCAAATTCATGTCCCAGCTGTTCAGGAGCataaagggaggaaaaaacaccCACAGCAGACACAGACATCCAAAAGGGGAGGGTGGGTGGTAACAGAGCTTCAAAAGCTGCCCCAGTCACTCAATCACTGAGTGCTGTTGGCATCTACCCCAGACAGGGAGAACATGAGGCTGTGCTGATGCCCAGGAGGAGAATCCTTGTCCCTGATCATGCAGCTCCCACCTCAGCTCTTCCATGGTGATGCTTCACATGACCACAAAACCTTATTAATTATATCTACATCTGCTTTCACTTGCTACAACTACACCCATCATTCCTAGCCTCTGAAGCTGCTGAAAAACAATTCAAAACCTTCTACTTCAAAGCCTCAGaaataggaaaagcaaacaaaacaagccaGGCTGATTTACTGCAAGGAGTAAAGAACCCTGAAGGTTTATGTGCCCGGAGTGGGGACCTGACTAATGATGTTAATGCCTGAGGTTGGCCATAGCAGAAACAGCTCCTAATGAAAGCTTCCTGGTAGAGCTGCAACCATTATTCTTTGACTAATATATGTTAAACCAGTTTCCCAAAAAGAATAAGCTACAGTAGTGAAAAGATGCATTTCTTTGGCAGGGAATATTCTGGCTCCAAGCTTCACTGCATGACTCTGCCTCtccagtgcagggctggagtcTCAGGAGCTGCACCCACAACTCTCAGCCCCACCTGGGAATAGCCACCGCTTAGAGCTGCCACATGCCGGAGAATGAGGGTCTTCTGCTTCTCCCTCCAGTCACCCCATTTATTGAgacccccagcacagccagggaaaagGAATGCTgaaagaattgtttgcattagCCCCCTTGGCAAACACAAAATCCATCACTTTCCTGGGCagtcctgcaggaggagctgcctggtGACCCCCAGCTTCCCTCACTACTGGAACATGAAGCAGCACACACCAGCCAGATGGTTCaacccccagagcaggaggaacaagccccttctccagcccccACAAAACAGCAGGGGGATGAAGCTTTTACCAGGGACATTGCTGGAGCAAGAGCCGGAGAGCTCCAACAAACCCTcaagccaccagcagcacagccagtcCTTGgcagccctcctgctgctcacccagcaaaagattttccagcctgaacctTTTTCAAGGTTCCAGTGTTAATGGTTCTGGATTGCAGTTCCTGCTCTGGATATACTCCTGCAGCCACTAGAAATTCAGAGCACTAGATGTAGGAGTTGCAGAAGTGAGAAGTACCATTGAGAAGATGTTGCCTTTCCCTTTGGAAaaggctcctctgctgcttccccctCAGTTCCATGTGATGAGCAGCATGATGGAGGCCAGACCCCCAgaggaaaagccttttccagGGGCACAAGATGACTTTTCCACTCCTCTGTGACCCTGGGcttgctgtgccagctctccaTGCAGCAGCAAACTCTCATCACACGTTCTTGccacactgttttctttctcaagaCAAGCAGAGGCCTGGGGCAGTGCCAGATCACAGAGCCCTCTGTAACGTGCCAGAGAAATGAAtgcctcccagcagagcagagtaCACACAGAAGTGATGGCCAAATGGGAATGAAAAGAGGCCCTAAACTTTACTCACTGTCCAGAAGGTGTTTGCTCAGGAGCCAGAACAAAACCTTGTATCAACACAGCCTGTTCTGCCACCTGTGGGCAAAAAGGATGGATGGAGACACCAagtcccagcagtgcaggagcccTGAAGTGGCACAATGCAGATGCCAGCACAGGTTGCTGGGGAGTTGTCACTCATCCCATCCGCCAGGTAACAGGGTCCCACAGACcccccagagcctgctctgccagctccaagGGCATGCTGGTGTCAGAGAACGTGAGCAATAGcacctgagctccctgctcctggctcctgaGCAGGTTCCAAAGCTCCACAGCTTTCACTCTTGTTGGCACCTCACTCCACAGGGGTTCAGCTGGTGATGGGGCTGTACCCAGCCCAGTGCTTCAGTGTCACCACACAGGAGCAGCGTttctgcccagggacaggacagggctTGTGTCACCAGCAGCTGAACAGTCTCTGGGGAGCACAGTCCCACAGGCAGAAAGCCTTTCTGCTGGACACAAGGCAGGCCAGCCCACGTGGTGACAGTGTGTGACACCAGGTTTGTGTttggcacagctcaggagagTGCTGGCCAGCTCACACAAAGAGGGACCTCCAAGGGGTGCAGCACCTCCTCTGCCATGCTCAGTGATTCCTCTGCAGCATCTCACAGCCATGCTGGGAGCTcatgcagcaggacaggcttGGCCCCACAGGCACTGAGCTGTTCCTACCTTCAGGCAGAAATTAGGGTGGAATATTGGCCCAACCCTCACCTGCACAGGGAGTAAGTAACACACCTGTAATATCATCCAGTGCTGGGAAAAACTGGTGTTGGAGAGGCCATTTAAAACCTGagatttgtaatttttaaaacatagaATAATTTGGGCTTTTCAAAATCCAAAATGCTGGGATTCTTGTCACTGTGACATGCAGAGACCAACAGGCTGTGACATCAGCCTCAGCAGATATGCTCTGGCAGGCAGATGGGTGCTCTCCAGGGCTACCAGACCTCTCAGTCCTCTTGTAAGGAAATTTTCCCTCCAGAGTCTAATAGGAAATGCTTCATGACCTTTggaaattcaatttaattttgatttctgcttGTGGATTAGCATTTTGTCAGCAGGTTATCAGGCCAGGAGGAGCCACTGAAAgttcaaatttttttctcaggaagTTAAAGTGGGAAGACTTTTCAAACCCAAACTCAAAATATTGATTGCCACAAAGGAGCAAGATCCCAGAGTGGAGGCAGGACAGAAGCTCACCCTGAGAAGCATCAGAAACCAAAACCTCATTCCAAGCACTAAAAAAGTAGGAACATTTATTAAAAGAGTTACATGACAAATGTATGCTGAGCTCCCACTCAGCACTTCACATCCACCTGGATGAGGATGGGGAGATCCACTTCAGAAGCCATATGAAACAAATTCACTTTTTCATtctatcaggaaaaaatttacCTCAGAACAAATTTCCCAATACCACTGCAGCACCACATTCAACTGCTGTGACTGTGACCCCAAAATCACACCAGCTTCTCTAAATAAATGTTTGTACACAGAGCTGCCAGTCAGGTTTGCAAGTGTCAAACTGTACTCACACAAGCCAATTCACTTTAAAGTATCTTAAATATTAACAAGAATATTGAATCAAGTTTAgtaaaaaaaagcagataatGCTGATCCTGGCATTCCATTCTCActgctctcttcctctctctgcccCCACAGTCCTCTCCATGCCTCAGGCTGCACAGCTCACACCAGAAACACGATCAGGccctggaggagagcagggagaaacacaaacacatgaTCTCCCGTCAGGGGATGTTGcttcacagcacacagcaaagaCAGAACCCTCCTGGGGAAGTCCTCATGTCCAGTTTGTAATAAGGAGGGCACAGAACTCTTTGGGAGGTGTTGGGGAATATCCTGGCTACTCCAGGACACCTCCAGGGTGAACAGGGCTGGAGCTTGGGGCAATTCAAGATTCTTTGAATGGTGCCACTGGAGAGGGCTTGCCTGAATGCCTGGATCCACATCACAGCTGCTCCCACTGagttcttcagaaagaaaagagggcctgggcagagagctgggaccTGCCCCAGTGCATCTGAGCACTGCTCATGATGCAGCTGGGTCCACACCTTGTGTGGGCATCACATCCTCAGGCAGCATTCCCTGACCTGAGGAAGGTCAGACAGAGCAGCCCTTTCAGTCTTTCAGAGATTGAATTCTACAGCCCTTGcacacacagccagcactggcagggTCCTGTGAACAGCCCTGGAGCCTCAGAGGAGGGAACAGCCACCCGAGCACTCACCGCTTTTATCTGAAAATCCACATTCACCAAGGGAATGCGCAGCACCTTGGGCAGTGGGATCCCGATGCTCAGGgcacctgcagggcacagacaggTCCTCACATGCTGAGCCAGCTCAGcccaccacagagcagctccagggagggctcagggagcagagcttCTCAGGGCCATCACTGTGTGCTTGGCTTTCCTTAGCTCTCCCTCACTGACTGCTGCCAGAACTGATGCTGGAGTGGGATGGTGCAAATATAAGGTTGGACTTTTACTGCATCCTCAAAATTGGGATTTCGGGGTTTTAATGGCTCCAGCACTCCTTGTACATTTTCCAaacccacccccccacccccccacccccaccagAGCTCCCTCTTCTTTCCTTGCCCAGAACTCCAAGTGCTCCCAGCATTACAGCCATCCCGGTCACCTTACCATTGATGGCAGGCATGAATGTTTCCACAAGCAAACTGCTGCAGTGGGGCTTCAGGGTGGAGATCTGAATCAGAGAAGGAACAACCatgtgagcagcactgcctcGCCCATGCCCTTGGCACTGCACACCACTGCCCACTGACACAGCAAAAGAACAGTCCCTCTTCTCTTTGAAGTGAATCTACTTTTCTTCTTCAATTTGTATTCAATCCTTCCTTTAGAAAAACTTCTGCCTCGTGACACTTCGGCTGCAGCTCAGTGTGAGCTTTGCCCAAGCAGCGGTGAATAAACAAACAGACTTCAgctttacattttctttattagaaaaggcagaagggaaaaagaaaccccagcAACAGAGGAATTGCTACAACCCACACCACAGAGCAGCTAACAGCTCTGACCATCAGCAGGGGTAATCCATCACAGCCACTGCCtggccccctccctccccagaaGCCACAGGGCATCATGCttggctgctctccctgcccagtaAAGCCCAGACTAGTGTTAGAGACTCACATTACTGATGCCAACATCAGAAGACTCCAAGGAGAGGGaagtgctgcagggaaaggagagcaaACAGCAGGTCAGGCACAAGGCATCAGCCAGAGCTTACAGCCAGACCCGGACACCACCAAGCACACTCAGCCCCTGGGTAGAGACCTACGAAGGGACACCTGCATTGTGACATGAAAAACAGGGGCTGGCACACttgcaagagagaaaagaaaacaggaaaataaaagcttaaCCTAATTTTACTTTGCCTGTCAttgatgcagcactgcagcagggcacacacagctcctggctgtgccttctctctccctcccttcacTTTCAGGAAGGAGACAGCTCCtggccagcagagagcagagcctctGGAACCCAgtggcaggggggctggaactggattatctttaagatcccttccaacccaaaccattctgtgattctatgtaAAAGCACACAGTCTGATGAATTTGCTACAGCTCCTCATCTATCACTGCAATCACACGACTATCCATACCTAAAATGGATGCTTTATTTCCACtttcaatttctcttttctaCTTCTATTGAATCTTGTTATACCCTTGTCTATTGAATTAAAAGCCTTTTGACGCATTTCTATTCCCTATATTGCTGCATACAAGCTATGCCAATTTTGCTTCTAAATCCAGCTCTTTGACAAGCTAAATGGCCCCAAATCCTCAAACCTCCCGCTATAAGGAATGCTCTCCAATCTTTAATCATGCCTTGACTGGCATTAATGACAGCACTTTCCTTTACTGCTTTATCATTCATGTCCAATATCAGGCATTTCGAACCACTGCCCAGGATCAAAGTCAAGCTGACAGTCTTACAATTATTCAGGTTACCTCATTCCTCCTTGTTATAAAACTGACACACTTTCCCTCCAGCCTCTTAAAACTTTCCAACTGCTGCAATCCTTCCTGAACTACCTCATCCACATTATGCCATCAGTCAGGTATGAAATTCTCACATTCAGATGAAATGTCTGGTTTACAGACACGGAAAACATTTCAAGGCAGGAGCCCCAGAGCtaacactgcagcacagagaatgTCCCCACCTGTGTGAGGGGACAGCTCACCTGCCCAAGGCCAGCTGCAACACCAGCCTGCCCCCAACAAGCGACACACGGACGTTTAGAGCAAGgtcctgcaggcagagagggagaggatcAGCAGATGGaaacatccccatcccagccacctctcccccagctggctgcacgctgcacagaggcagctccatCCACACTTAcagccttcagcagcaggaagtTCAGGATGGATCCATCTAAGTGGTTACTGAACAGCTGAATCAGGACTGAAAGCTTGACactggctttgttttcttccaagaGGATGAGTGGATTTCCTCTCAACACCAGTTTGATGCTCAGAGGACTGgtcccactgcaggcagagcactgTGGAATTGGGGATGCATGGAGGTGGCTGCTGGCACCCCACACACCAGACAGGCAGGGGACTGGCAGTCCTCAGGCAGACTTTCACAGCCCCATAGCTCCACAGGGCCTCCCCAAGGTCACACACACCCTGGACAGGCCAAATTACATGTCCAGCAGCATGGATCAGCTCTCCATGCTGAGGGCAGAAGGGATGAGGAACGCAAGATGGACACACAGGGGGCTGTAGGTGTCAGAGGGTGCCCAAGAAATGGGATAGACCAGACAAGGAAACAGGAGATATTTATCAGGAGATATTTATGAGCTTCCCATGTCAATGGCTACAGGCTGAGAGAAGACTTTCCCTgttcagggaaaaggagaaggctGGAACAGACAAAGGCacacaggagagcagggcagggctttgCAAAGCCCCAGTCCCTTCTCCCACTCCCATCAGCTTGTCAGGAAGCAGGACAGGATCAGGTGCAAGAGGAGGGGAGCAGAAGACTGGGGACCTTTGGCAGGGGCGTGATGGCACATCCAGGTGTATCCTGGAGAGCTTTACACAAGCCCTTGAGCCAGAACAGGTTGCTCACCCCAGTAGGAGCGATGGTCCGCACGGCCTCGCGCAGGCGGCTGGCACCGGAGAACTGCGGGGACAGaagcaccagcagccccagtgagCCCTCAGCTGATTCCAACAACACCCACCCTGTTGGGCCACCTCATCACAcagcaccctgagccccccactCTCTCCACTGTTTCCCAGCTGTCTGGGTGACTCCTGGGAGTTGTTAAGGTGATGGCACCCAGATGAGGAAGGTGATGTCCCCCAGAGGTTTTCAACACCTGCCACGTGTGGACCCCAACACTTCCCATGGGAAATAGAGATCAGAGGCATGGGAAATGCAAACACCCAGGGAATGGCACTGCAGACATGCAAtgtcttttctctgcagcactTTGCAGACTCCTTGAAAGGCTCACGGCCTGCAGGAGTCCATGGCACAACCAGTacacagctgctctcagctggtgtccccaggggtgtcCTTGCAAACaagagcacagctgggcagtgcaggtgctgagaagggcaggagggaggcagtgctggggtcgAGCCTCTGGCAGAGAGCACACACATAAtgcacacagccagggacagacaCAAACAGCCCTCCCTGGTGCTGTTACCTGTCCCTTGTCACTCGCTCCAGCatgaaacacagccctgctgtacTCACAACGTCTGGCGTGCAGGGGAAGGTCTGTGGTGGCAactggagcaggagggacaggactGCATTGAGGAAGCTCTGGCGCATCACCAAGAGCAGGAGCCGGTCCATCAGAGGGGGCAAAGCAGAGGGAGATGAGTCGTGGGGGATGGTGCTGCCTCCCACCTGCTTCACCACGCCCTGCAAAGAGAGGCGACACAGACATCAGCCCTCGAAGCCTCGAGGCATGGTCAGATCCCACAGGAGTGAGATCAGCAGCGGTGCCAGCTGAACATCCCTTGGGAAAGCACCGGACCTGGAGCAGGTCTCTCTGTTTGATAGATGGCAGGAGCTGACAAAGATGAGCCTGCATTACTGAGGTGCTATTAGCTAATAACACTGTCCAAATCACAAATCACTGCTTCACTTCATCCCTGAGGTCTCTCACTCCAAGCACCGAGGGGTGATGGTGCTGCACACGGTGATCCCAGACCTTCCCCAGCCAccctccagctgcacagacacCCACACTGACACCGACTTTGCTAAGGAGACTGATTCTGGCCATTCGGGGGGGTTGGGGGCAAAGGCTCCTCCCAGTGAAGTCATTTCACCAAAGTTAGTTCAGCAGCATGGGTtttgcaggctgcagtgcttgctatcagcccctgctcctcttTAGTGCTCATGTCCCACTGGCTTCTGTCCAGCTGCTTGCTTTTTTAAGCTCTCCTGTTAACAAGCAGCTTGCTTTCTGCcgtttggtttttttcccctcacagtGAGACAGAAGTAAAAAATGTATCTGTTAGCCTGGTTTATCATTCACCCATTGCTGAGACCgaacagcaaaggcaaaaagcacCAACACCAGGTCTTCAAGGCAAGGGAGACAAGGAGAGCTGCTCATCCCATGAGAAGGAGAACTGCTCATCCCAGCAGCCACATCCGACAGACACAGCCTCGGGCCGACTCAGGGCAGGTTGGCATACAGAGCACAAGAAGAAAAGCCCACACAATCACTTTGTGGTGATTTGGATAAAGATCTAAGCACTtaggagctgcatttccaggaCAAATCATTAGCCCAGCTCCTCGTGGGATTCTACAGCTCCCATGGGGTGAGGAATGCACAGCCACGCTCCCAgggtcctgctgcccagcatTAACTTACGTCTAAATCCAGCCCAAGGAACTTGCCAGAGGTGTAGGGGATGCTGGCCAGCTGGTAGTGGATTGTTCCTGCCGTGCCCACTGGGATCACCGCTGCACACAGGAAAAGGATCCTTACAGCACCAGGAAATCAGCAACACAACCTCCCCTGagccccagggccaccagccccCACACCCACAAACAGGCCCGAGCATTCAGGGCTGAGGGGTGCTTGCTGATACTCCAAAAGGCCAGAACATCCCCAAATTCAGCTTGGTGGGATCTGCCTTTAGGATATAGCACAAAAAGAGcatcaaagaaaataagaaaaataaaaaggtgatACATAAAAATTGAATAAGGAGGGCTTAGGTGGGAGCAGTTCATTGGAATGCTGGTGTATGAATTccaggctcagccacagccctgcagaagtgCTGGACTTCTGCTGATGCACTGAGGGACTTGATGTGGGAAATGGGTCTTGCTCCCACTGTGGGAAACACAGGGCAGCAGTGCCTCACCCTCCACAAGCAACGCACCATTGAGAGTGCTCAGGAGATGGATGTTCACAAGGTTCATCACGATATCCACCACGGGACAGAGCTGCAACACAAAGCACACATGGGACTGCTCAGCCccctcaccaccaccacccacagcctgcccagaggccctcctttcccctccagGGAAAAAGCTGCATGGCAATAGACACAGCTGGGGTGCTGTGAAAGACCTGGAGCCGTGGAGCATCCCTGGAACTCAGATTGCCTCagattaaaacatttcagtgggaccacactgaaatgttttaatctGAGGCATTGCCCTGTGGACACCCCAGCCCCATGGCAGTGatgtgggagagcagcacagagagacaGTGGATCTTGCTGTGGCCTCATAACCAGTTTTTCCcaatatttctgtgcttcagctgTGAAAGGAGGACAATCCTCAGCCGTACCAAAGCGGGCAGAGTCGCTGTCAGCTGGCGAAGCACCAGCTCATTCACTGACAGGGTGAGcaagctggaaaagaaagggaaaaaaactccaaatcaGCACAAACAAAGCTCCAGAACAGGAGACAAAAAGATCTCCAGCCTTCATTTTGCATTCTCCTACACCCCCAGTGATCCCTTCAGGGCCAGTGCTGTGGCTGATGCTCActagagcaggggctggagatAAAAAAGAGCCACTAATCCCCCTGAGGAGAGAATTTCACTCATTGCTGAGAATCTCAGGATCATTAAAGTTGGAAAGACATCTAAAattatcaagtccaaccatcagtTCTGCACCACCATGTTCCCCACTAAACCACATCCTCAAGTGCCATAGCCACATTTTTTTagcacttccaggggtggtgtctctaccacttccctgggcagcctgttccagtgcttgacaaccctttctgtgaggaaaattCTTCCTTCAGCTCTCAGGGAGCTTTCACTGCATGAAAAGAGTGATCCTCTCACAGTCTAACCTTGTGCTTGCTATCTCCCTCAGGTATTTAAATCAGTGCTGTAGTTAAGGGAAGAGGGAGCTGTTAGGAAATATCTTCATGTTAGTTACTGGGAACAAACAATTTGCATCTGGAATAACAAGAGGAGAAATCTGCTGTGTGACATTTCCACGCTGCTGCTGAACAACTCACTTAGGACCTGTgatgcctgcagcagcacagaggcagtTTTGTCTGATAATCAATATATTTCTGGACTGTTGAGTTGGCAAGACACAGACGGGAGGAATTCATAGAGCACCTGTTATTTATGTCCAAATTCTGCCTACAAATGGATCTGAGGAGCTGCCATGAAGTCATTTGTGTATATCTACACTTTCCTTGCCCCCCTAGGAGTTCACTTCCTGCATACCATCACTTTAATCCTGCTAAAAATTAAACCATGACCCCCAGAGCAGGTGAGTCGTGTTCCTCTGTTCACTCacacagcatttttcaaagcagctgctgcactgatTGAAATATAATGCATGATGCAAAAATTAATTAGGAGAATTTTGATGAACCTGAAAAGTGAGTAATTCAAAAgcaatagaagaaaatatttcccattatCAATTTACTGCTGAGTTCATCAATACATGAAGTCAGCAAATCCTTGCTGTCAAGAATTTAATAAGACTGAGCAAGAGATGGGACATTTGCATGGAATTACACACAACCACAGCAgtcagaggaaaactccacaTGCCAGGCATGGGACAGCAGCCAAAGGCAGAGTACAAAACCAGGGAATGGAATGGTCCTGTTTTCCTGGAATTCTCCCAGCCCTATTACTCCTACCCTTAAGATACCAATTCTCTAGCTAAGTCTAGAGAAAATGTGCTGGGAAACGTACCAAACCTCATGCTTCAGACCTTAAAATTCCCACAGGGAAACAGGGCAGATTAGCCCTCATTCCACTGATGCAATTGGCATTGGCAGTAGGGAAGAGATTCCCTCCCTGAGGCCTGGCTCTGTATCAGTGAGCACCGTCTGTGTCCTGGCAGACTGTCCTTATTAATAAAGAGGAGAGGGTTGCACGTAACTAAAACATAAATCCAGAGGCACTTACCCAGAAAGGACCTTGATCTTTATGGCCCCAAGAATGCAGAGGCAGTCTTCAGTGACAACCTGGAACGTGCCAGATTCAAAATTCGTGCATTTAATGTTTGCAGTAATGTTCACCTCCACTAAGATATCAATGAGTTCTGAGAGCAGGCCAACCAAGctgcaaaaaaagcaaatgggATTATTGCATCTCCCAGCCTCGACACACAGAAACTCACCAAAGCCAGGAGAAACAGCCTTCTCCATTTCCTGCAGGGTATTACCAATGCCACGGGTCATCTTTTGGCATCTGTTTGGTCTGTGACTTTATTATAGGTAACAAACACTTTAAAAGCATGTCAGGATAGGGTTTCTCTCACTGAATCCCCACTCACCAGTtgcctctgagctgcagcttggCCCCGATGGTCAGCTGGACCCCgatccctggcagcagcaccaccgACAGCCTGGGCACCCGGACCTTGGTGAGGTGCAGGCTGTGAACAACAGCAAAGGCTGGCACAAACTAAAaactccttccagcagctgagcagctgcacccagggaggACCTacagcacccacagcaccccaggCACCTCCAGCTGGAGGTACAAGGATAAGAGACAGCTGAGTACAAGAAGCCTAGAACCATGCTGGGGTGGAAGCTGACTTTGGAGAGCTGGCTGCTTTTTCCCTCTGTGGTGCCTTTTGCCTCTCgcagtgctgccaggcagcAACAGCACCACCAGAGCTGTCATTCTGCACCCAAAACCTGCAGTGTCCTTTGCTGGGACCACGCTGACATTATTGGGTCAGAATTTCAGTACCACGACAAAACAAGGATAACAGCCCAGGCCAGCCatgccagggacagctcagctTGTCTTGTTCAGAGCTGATGCTGGAGCTGCACTCACAGTGAAGCACTTACTCAGTGATGCTGGTGGGAGAGTTCAGCTGACTCCCTTCACCCATGATGTTGGGAACCACGAGaccctgcaggtgctggtggatgaggcCACTGTGAATTATGGCATCTGAGAGAAC is from Serinus canaria isolate serCan28SL12 chromosome 20, serCan2020, whole genome shotgun sequence and encodes:
- the LOC103818835 gene encoding BPI fold-containing family B member 4-like, translating into MMVLKLYGVIFFCGLLSPSQEVLSGLSCAVSPRAMQNVLSDAIIHSGLIHQHLQGLVVPNIMGEGSQLNSPTSITDLHLTKVRVPRLSVVLLPGIGVQLTIGAKLQLRGNCLVGLLSELIDILVEVNITANIKCTNFESGTFQVVTEDCLCILGAIKIKVLSGLLTLSVNELVLRQLTATLPALLCPVVDIVMNLVNIHLLSTLNAVIPVGTAGTIHYQLASIPYTSGKFLGLDLDGVVKQVGGSTIPHDSSPSALPPLMDRLLLLVMRQSFLNAVLSLLLQLPPQTFPCTPDVFSGASRLREAVRTIAPTGCSACSGTSPLSIKLVLRGNPLILLEENKASVKLSVLIQLFSNHLDGSILNFLLLKADLALNVRVSLVGGRLVLQLALGSTSLSLESSDVGISNISTLKPHCSSLLVETFMPAINGALSIGIPLPKVLRIPLVNVDFQIKAGLIVFLV